Part of the Vigna unguiculata cultivar IT97K-499-35 chromosome 3, ASM411807v1, whole genome shotgun sequence genome, ATCTTGAATTTGAAACCTTTTTGATTACAAAAAAACTCACTACATATCTGATTCGGAAGATCCTTTATAGTTTGCCCTTTAAATTAAATGGATTTTGACCCTTaaagaattataaataataGTGTATTTATAGCAATTTATAAAGGAGATATACACTTTGTGTACAACTTTTTTAGTTTACCCTTTTATTAATgatatgttttcttttcaacttttcattaaaataaagagtaaaagtGAACATATTCAAGTAACATAATTGTGTTGTTTACTCATGTTAATAAAAGTTTAACTAACTTACCGTACATTTTAGCAAATTCTATTTAACTTCcccatttgtttttcaaatatagTTATTCACGATAATctgaatatattaatatatttaattttaattttaaatcatgttaaacattatgaaattttataattataattaaaaaagttaaaatgagtATTAATCCGTGAACCAATCCGACTCACTGTAAATTTGAGTCGGGTtggattgaaaaaaattgaaaaaaattcagTTTCTTTCAACTTTGTACTACACTAGTGCTCTAttgacaaatatttataaaaaattacttcaacatatttcattatcttttactattatttttttttcttatgagaCTTACATCTCATTCCTTaagagattaattttaaaagcaaCCAAAATGAAGTTGTCAGTGGATACGAATGTATATTAAAGAACATTGATAACATGGTTATCTAAACTTGTCAATGTTAATTAAAACTTCTTGAGGACGATcaaaatcttaatataaaatgTCAATACTTAAGAGATTAATATTTTCATCTTATAAGAgtttaatttcttcttttgtcttAACATAAaggaaattatttattattttgccTTAACATATTATTGATTATGTGAAATTATGTGAAAGGAAAAATGCAAGTATGTCcgataataaagaaaaagtaaatgaGAGTGTAACAATATTTTGTGTGTACATATGATAAAAAGCGATAGAAAGATAAAGaaacacattatatatatatggttttatttacttttttgtttgatgtttttgtccatgttcaaaattattaaagtagTCCTTCGGTCctcgatttttaaaaaatagatacaatttagtcatttttgttaaatttattgaagtgaatcaatgaattttttttatcaaaattgacattgtaattatgttataattacatcaataaagcaaattttcattattaacaacttcaattttaatgaaattttttgattcatttcaaaaaatttaacaaaaaaaaccaCATTACATCAATTTCTCAATAATcaagatgaaattaaaacttaaaaattttgaaagatcAATTTGACACTTTTAAACAAAAAGCGAGAGAGAAATTAAACCTAtgtttttataaacttttattttaactttaacaaTTATGGAAACAAAATGTAGTGTTGATAAAGCAAATACAACACCGTCAATCTACATAAGTTCTCTTGGATCCTCGGAACCGGTATACGAATGAAAACAGCACAAGTTTAAATAAAGTaggcttaattatcattttggtcccctaatttgttgggttggttcattttggtccccttattattttttggttcaatttggtcctttaattctttaaaaggttcaatttggtctctgtcgttaagtcaactttaacaccgtctccTTGAcctgtcacgtgtcattttgtagaattttcaatttttttaatttttttttaaaattaaactgccacgtgtcaccttatggttgtgacacgtgtcaatttgagattttttatttatttaaaagaatgtaCTACCACGTAGCAGGTCAcgattgtgtcacgtgtcaagctaacattcgttgttttcaatttagtccctctatttacaattttgattcaatttagtcccccaattttttaaaatgatttaattttgtcctctctaatttgataccaaattagtaattaagcttaattacaacttatatatacatattaaaataatttttattatatttatagattaaattactccatctaactattcaaattattattattttttacatgtatagaaaatttcaagtgtaaaaaattataagtgaaaaatgtaagaaatgaaataacatgagtatttagggagtgatttgatgtataaatggtaaaaaatcattttaacatgaatatataaattgtaattaagcttaattattaatttagtctcaaattggagaagacaaaattgaatcattttaaaaaattggaggactaaattgaatcaaaattgtaaatagagagactaaattgaaaacaaccaagcttgacacgtggcacaatcgtgacttgccacgtggcagtacattttttaaatgaaaaaatctcaaattaacacgtgtcacaaccataaggtgacacgtgacagtttaattttttaaaaaaaagcattaaatttttttataaaaaatttaaaaaaaattaaaaaaattttgaaaattccacagaatgacacgtggcatgtacagagacggtgttaaagttgaCTTAACGGCAGGGACCAACTTGAACCTTTTAAggaattagaggaccaaattgaaccaaaaaataataagaggatcaaaatgaaccaacccaacaaattaggataccaaaatgataattaagctAATAAAGTATTGCATCCTTAAACGTCCaatggtttattttattttattttatatgcgctaaaaaaatttctttctaaaagTTAATACAATTTTAGAACTTTTATTCTATTGAAGTACAAACACTTTGGTATTGTAACACTTACGATTATGTTGATTAGTTTagtatttaaagaaaaacacttttttaTCTATCCTCTTATATTATAAAgacttaaagaaaaatataacaatttatcaTCTTAAAATGTTAATTACTAAATTACCTTAAAGACTTATTTACTTTACACTTACTTcattaataatacttataataatcataatagtatattatttttatttccgatctcttgaagaatttttttgtttccttgttgtgatttattttcttGCAACTCTGAAACTAAAAAGTAACATATTCATTGACAATAATACATAAAAACGAGCATTGGAATTTTGGTATGTAATCATGCATATTTTGGTGCCTCATATATCAAATTGTATGAATATACATATACAATTTTAGTATCTTCCAAACGTCACAAGTCAATATCAcctaaactaattttaattgttgCAGATATTAAAATGGTATAATATTATTCATcttatagaaaagttaattgacacaatttaaatttaaaagattaaaatcatatatgCTTAAAATGTTgtgatagaataaaaaaaaaaaagtaacgaCAGGGGAAAAAAATAGGATTAAAGATGCAGagtgaagtttgtgagtgagaACATTAACAACGAACCGACGCgatagaaagaagaaagaaaaacactCGAATCAGCAGGGTTCTGATCCGATCTGAGTGAATCAGAAATCCATCGTTCTCATTCTGCAGAAATTCCCAATCTTTTGTGTTTCTGCATCAATCAGCAATGTCCTCCTTCCTCCACCAGAGAACATTGCAGAACCCTTTCTCCAACCGATTTCCCGTTTCAGCTTCATCTTCAGCCAATTCCAAGAGACCCTTTTCCTCCGTTCTGGGCCCCACCACCCTCCTTGCCCTGCTCGCTCTCGTCGTCGTAGTGGGTGTCTTCTGCCCCTGGGTGGGCATGCCTCGAGCTCTCTCCTTTAGTTTAACTTCAACCTCAGTTTCCAAATGGGACCACTACACACTGGAACAAGCTCTCTCCTTCGTGGCCAAAAATGGGTCCGTCATCGTCTGCATTGTGAGCCAACCCTACTTGCCCTTCCTCAACAACTGGTTGATTAGTATAGCCATGCAGGGTCGCCAGGATATGGTCCTTGTCATTGCCGAGGACTACGCCTCGCTCCACCGGGTCAATGATCTTTGGCCTGGCCACGCTGTTCTCATCCCTCCCGTGCTTGATGCTGAAGCTGCCCACAAGTTTGGCTCTCAGGTTTCTTTCTCACTGCATTTAACTGGATTCCTTTATAACAATAGGAAATGTTAGGAGTTTCACTCTGAATACAATAACTACATGATGTGTTGCTTAAGGTTTCAGACCTTTCCATCCAATGGACAATTCTTTTGGTTTGGAGTCTCCTACTACTCTTGTGCTTAAGTTTTAGCAACTGGAGCTTTCATTAGGGCGgggttgaataaaaaattacttataggTTATATTAAGCTGCAAATCTAGAACTGGTAGGTGAGTCTATTGAAGAGAAAGGGTTCATGAGGCTGACTTAGGCTTAAAGTTTACTTTCATAAGACAGAATCAAAATCTGTTCTATTGAAATTTGTTAGTGTGTCATGTTATCTGCAATTGGGTCTTCTCTATTCTCACGATGAATATATCCAGTCCTCATGATCGACTTGTCCGGTCTTCCATGTGAGGGGTTGTCGGAGATCCCGCATCATTTAGAGATATTGACATGTCCTGTCTTCAATGTGAGGGGTTGTTGGAGATCCTGCATCATTTAgagatataatatataagtagagTGCCAACCTCATTGATTTCCGACACATTGGGTTAGAGATGATATGGTGAAAGTCACCATGAACATCTGATTTTAAAGGGTGAACCCTTCGGTATTAATAGGAAGTGTATGTTTGGGTATACATcctaattaaaaaagtgtttttgCTTTGGAAATACTTGTTTATAAGTTGTTTGTATAATCAAAGAGTAAAGTAAGTGGATGTGTGGATCATaacttaaaattagtttatacgCAAGTTAAAATAAGTTTAGTGTTTCCAACTGAAAGAGCTCTATATAGTAATTTATACATAAGTTAATTTAAACTTAAGGGAGAAGCTTATTCATTTTTTctcattatatttttctctaagTACTTATTAAGAAGTTTGTTTAAACAGGGTGTAAAGAGGGCTAAACTAGTTTCATATAAGTTGGAGGTTGTTTTCATAAGTTATCTTCAAGAGCTTATTCACATTGCCTGAAAATAGTTTATCAAAGTGTATCATTTACTTTTATAAGCTTTTCAAATAAGTTGTAAATAAGTTCTTCCAAGCACAACATCTAGGCAATGTGCTTAAACAATGATAAGAACTtgattttatttactatttgtTTGTGGCGCTTAGTTTTTCAGATCTGtgcttgtttctttttttttttttgctatctAGGGTTTCTTCAACTTTACAGCCAGGAGGCCAAGACATCTGCTGAAGATTTTGGAGCTTGGATATAGTGTGATGTACAATGATGTTGATATGGTTTGGATGGCTGATCCATTTCCTTATCTTGTAGGGAACCATGATGTGTACTTTACTGATGATATGACTGCAGTGAGTGTTCTCTTATTAGTTCATTTCCTTCTGtctttaatttcaattattttatagtaATAACAAAGAGTTGCATCATTGCTGGAAACTACATGTCTAGGTTAAAGCAAGCAATGTATATAAATTCATATTGGAAATCATTATTGTGGAAAAATGGTGCTGGGGTTTTTATAGTTTCACTATGTTTAATTTGATGACACATGATGCATGGCTTATCTTTTACAAGATTGTCAAATATTGGATTAATGCAATAAGTGAAGGTTGATCGAAGATTGACACACATAAGGATTAATACATGGTTTTGAAGTGATGGttgatattattattcttaCTAGATATTTCATCGGGAATacttttcaaaaacaaattggTTTTGCTTATTATTCATACATAGTTAGTAATTCCATATTGTACTgccaaaattttttaattttaacacaaCTTGGGTTGATCATGCTATACTCTCCTTCACTTCATCGTCATTGCTTATGAATAGAGTATAGATAGAGTGATAATGTTTGTTATGATTGATAATTAGAATATAAACATTGTTATATGTTGTCTGTTTTTGGATTAAACCCGATTTTTAGTGAATGTATGAACCAATTTTGCAGAGAAAACATCACGATATCCATGATAGTACTTCAAATGAATATCAAGAAATTCAATGATATAGATATCCTCCTCGTCTGACCCATTGGGGATTTTCTTGTCTCTGAAAGACTAAAGAAGATGAtcataaatgtaataaaataatgtcaaaGGAGATTCCATTGTGATCCGTTTGGGTTTGTGCTGATGTATCCTTTGGTGCTTCCGCATGACTATAGTAAATTGTCTCATATTCTTTATCATTTTTCGTGTCTGAATGTGTTGCAATTTTAGTGTGAAAAtccattttgtttttgtattattgactttatcttttaatttctttctgAGATCAGATCAAACCATTGAACCATTCTCACGATTTACCACCACCAGGAAAAAAAGGCCGTCCTTACATTTGTAGCTGCATGATTTTCCTCCGTCCAACCAATGGAGCAAAGCTAGTTTTGAAAAAGTGGATTGAGGAACTTCAGATTCAACCGTGGTCTAAAACTGTGAAATCTAATGACCAGCCTGCTTTTAACTGGGCTTTGATGAAGATTGCTAAAGAGGTTTGTTGCATTTTCTTACTTCCTTCTAGTCTATGTAGCTTATGTAGACAGATTATACTGATATATGGTAGGAACTTGTTTTGATAGTCAATCAGGATTCAGGATCTTTTGTTTCTAATAATAAGTAAAGTGCATAGGCTTAAGGCCAATCACTAATAAGTAAAGTGTGTTTTTA contains:
- the LOC114174958 gene encoding UDP-D-xylose:L-fucose alpha-1,3-D-xylosyltransferase MGP4-like, producing the protein MSSFLHQRTLQNPFSNRFPVSASSSANSKRPFSSVLGPTTLLALLALVVVVGVFCPWVGMPRALSFSLTSTSVSKWDHYTLEQALSFVAKNGSVIVCIVSQPYLPFLNNWLISIAMQGRQDMVLVIAEDYASLHRVNDLWPGHAVLIPPVLDAEAAHKFGSQGFFNFTARRPRHLLKILELGYSVMYNDVDMVWMADPFPYLVGNHDVYFTDDMTAIKPLNHSHDLPPPGKKGRPYICSCMIFLRPTNGAKLVLKKWIEELQIQPWSKTVKSNDQPAFNWALMKIAKEVDLYLLPQAAFPTGGLYFKNKTWVKETKGMHVIIHNNYIVGFEKKIKRFRDYGLWLVDDHAQESPLGAL